The following are encoded in a window of Acidimicrobiia bacterium genomic DNA:
- the atpD gene encoding F0F1 ATP synthase subunit beta yields the protein MASKTETKLELKTGRVVAIAGPVIDVEFPPEFLPEINTAIEVTIELDDKSTVVTAEVAQQIGDGRVRAICMSATDGLTRGAIVTNTGRGISVPVGNGVLGHVFNVLGKPLDIAESELTDIDERWDIHRSAPDFADLEPKAEMFETGIKVIDLLEPYVKGGKIGLFGGAGVGKTVLILEMINRVATQHGGVSVFAGVGERTREGTDLWLEMQESGVIEKAALVYGQMDEPPGVRLRVALSALTMAEYFRDVKNQDVLLFVDNIFRFVQAGSEVSTLLGRMPSAVGYQPTLADEMGNLQERITSTRGRSITSLQAVYVPADDYTDPAPFTTFTHLDATTELSRQIASLGIYPAVDPLASTSNILSPEVVGDRHYQVALRVQEILQRYKELQDIIAILGLDELSEEDKITVSRARKIQRFLSQPFFVGEVFTGLKGVYCTTQETVESFEAITNGDLDHCPEQAFFNVGGAESVLAKAKTLSES from the coding sequence ATGGCTTCTAAAACAGAAACAAAGCTCGAACTAAAAACAGGTCGTGTTGTTGCAATCGCAGGACCGGTTATTGACGTTGAATTTCCACCAGAATTTTTGCCAGAGATCAATACTGCTATTGAGGTAACTATTGAGCTAGATGATAAATCAACAGTTGTGACAGCAGAAGTTGCTCAACAAATTGGTGATGGGCGTGTTCGTGCTATTTGTATGTCTGCAACAGATGGTTTAACACGTGGTGCTATCGTAACCAATACAGGTCGTGGTATTTCTGTGCCTGTAGGTAATGGTGTTCTTGGACATGTATTTAATGTTCTTGGAAAGCCACTTGATATTGCTGAATCAGAATTGACAGATATTGACGAGCGATGGGATATTCACCGTAGTGCGCCAGACTTTGCTGATCTTGAACCAAAAGCTGAAATGTTTGAGACTGGAATTAAAGTTATAGACCTTCTAGAGCCATATGTTAAAGGTGGAAAGATTGGTCTTTTCGGTGGTGCTGGTGTTGGTAAAACGGTTCTGATTCTTGAGATGATTAACCGTGTCGCTACCCAACATGGTGGTGTATCAGTTTTTGCTGGAGTTGGCGAGCGTACTCGTGAAGGTACTGACCTTTGGTTAGAAATGCAAGAGAGTGGCGTTATTGAAAAAGCTGCACTGGTTTATGGCCAAATGGATGAACCGCCTGGTGTACGTCTTCGTGTTGCTCTTAGTGCTTTAACCATGGCGGAATATTTCCGAGATGTTAAGAATCAAGACGTTCTTTTATTCGTTGATAATATTTTCCGTTTCGTGCAAGCTGGTTCTGAAGTTTCTACTCTTCTCGGGCGTATGCCTTCTGCTGTTGGTTACCAACCTACATTGGCAGACGAGATGGGTAATCTTCAAGAGCGTATTACTTCAACAAGGGGGCGTTCTATTACATCTCTTCAAGCAGTATATGTTCCTGCAGATGATTACACAGACCCTGCTCCATTTACAACTTTCACTCACCTTGATGCTACAACCGAACTGAGCCGTCAAATAGCTTCACTAGGTATTTATCCTGCTGTAGACCCACTAGCATCTACCTCTAACATTCTTTCACCAGAAGTTGTTGGGGATCGTCATTATCAAGTTGCTTTGAGAGTGCAAGAAATATTACAACGATATAAAGAACTGCAAGATATTATTGCAATTCTTGGTTTAGATGAATTGAGCGAAGAAGATAAAATTACAGTATCTCGTGCACGTAAAATTCAGAGATTCTTATCTCAACCATTCTTTGTTGGTGAAGTTTTCACTGGTCTTAAAGGTGTTTATTGTACAACTCAAGAAACAGTTGAAAGTTTTGAAGCAATTACTAATGGTGATTTAGATCATTGTCCAGAACAAGCATTCTTCAATGTTGGTGGAGCTGAATCAGTATTGGCAAAGGCTAAGACTTTGAGTGAAAGCTAA
- the murA gene encoding UDP-N-acetylglucosamine 1-carboxyvinyltransferase, whose protein sequence is MDRLIVHPCTKPLNGTVRVSGMTKNAGLKQMAASLMARGKTTLSNMNSVADLSIMCELLESIGAKVVKENDTCYSIDSSAELTPEAPYELVSKMRASINVLSPLLATVGKAKVSMPGGDNIGLRKLDMHFRALEKMGVTIELEQGYIEAYVDKLVGARIVLEFPSVGATENILCAAVLAKGETVIENAAREPEVKDLCNFLTKMGANIEGAGTSTLTITGVDELMPTSHSIVGDRIEAGTFLMACAIVGGEIALEGIAISDLEMVVLKLGDMGMKVSPTKDGIWAMADTPLNCVDVSTLPFPGFATDYMPFAVTLMSVSKGTSIITENIYDNRFAFTTELVRMGADIRTEGRHCVIRGVDRLSGAQVSAADVRAGAALCLAGLVADGETVVHDTMHVWRGYHDLAKSLTKLGADVKWESN, encoded by the coding sequence ATGGATCGTCTCATAGTTCACCCTTGTACCAAACCTTTAAACGGCACTGTTCGCGTATCTGGAATGACAAAGAATGCAGGACTCAAACAAATGGCCGCCTCTTTAATGGCTCGTGGGAAAACTACTTTATCTAATATGAATTCAGTTGCAGATCTATCAATAATGTGTGAACTTTTAGAGTCAATTGGTGCAAAAGTCGTAAAAGAAAATGATACATGCTATTCAATAGATTCCTCTGCTGAATTAACGCCAGAAGCACCCTATGAGTTAGTTTCTAAAATGCGCGCATCAATAAATGTACTTTCACCATTATTGGCAACAGTTGGTAAAGCAAAAGTTTCAATGCCTGGAGGAGACAATATTGGGTTGCGAAAATTAGATATGCATTTTCGTGCCTTAGAAAAAATGGGTGTGACTATAGAATTAGAGCAAGGATATATTGAAGCATATGTAGACAAACTTGTTGGCGCGAGAATAGTATTAGAATTTCCCAGCGTTGGAGCAACTGAAAATATACTTTGTGCAGCTGTTTTGGCCAAAGGCGAAACTGTAATTGAAAATGCTGCTCGCGAGCCAGAAGTAAAAGACTTATGTAACTTTTTAACAAAAATGGGAGCAAATATTGAAGGCGCTGGTACTTCAACTCTAACTATTACTGGAGTAGATGAATTGATGCCAACATCACATTCAATAGTAGGTGATCGTATTGAAGCTGGAACGTTTTTAATGGCATGTGCAATAGTAGGTGGCGAAATTGCTTTAGAGGGTATTGCTATTTCTGACCTAGAAATGGTTGTATTAAAACTTGGAGATATGGGTATGAAAGTATCACCAACAAAAGATGGTATATGGGCAATGGCAGATACGCCATTGAATTGTGTTGATGTATCAACATTACCTTTTCCTGGTTTTGCAACAGACTATATGCCTTTTGCTGTGACGCTTATGAGCGTAAGTAAAGGAACAAGTATTATTACCGAAAATATTTATGACAATCGATTTGCCTTCACTACAGAGCTTGTAAGAATGGGTGCAGATATTCGTACAGAAGGTAGACACTGTGTTATTCGTGGAGTGGATCGTTTGAGTGGAGCACAGGTAAGCGCAGCTGATGTTCGTGCAGGGGCCGCTTTATGTTTGGCAGGGTTAGTTGCAGATGGTGAAACAGTGGTTCATGATACTATGCATGTGTGGCGTGGTTATCACGATTTAGCTAAAAGTCTTACAAAACTCGGTGCTGATGTAAAATGGGAATCAAATTAA
- a CDS encoding biotin--[acetyl-CoA-carboxylase] ligase has translation MIKRTFADIPIFDFDVIDSTNKYCLDNIKSLENEFSRSNSWLKAVVTAQFQTDGKGRRDRQWQSEPSSALLSSFIIYPKFFGTMLDTTLIITTINMILQEYSVPSSIKWPNDIIIENGENEKNNKICGVLTQIIDEYLIIGIGLNVVRDDKSTLENISYLDDFKINKSPKSLLEEIITRVCGFNDDTFIPKNILDQYRNASSTITKKVRIETIRDKFEGTAKGISQSGSIIIELEDKSLIELSEGDIIHIR, from the coding sequence ATGATAAAACGCACGTTTGCAGATATTCCCATTTTTGATTTTGATGTGATTGATTCAACTAATAAATATTGTTTAGACAATATAAAATCGCTTGAGAATGAATTCTCTAGATCAAATAGCTGGTTAAAAGCTGTTGTAACAGCACAATTCCAAACTGATGGTAAAGGTAGGCGTGATCGTCAATGGCAAAGTGAGCCCAGCTCAGCTTTGCTTAGTAGCTTCATTATTTATCCAAAATTCTTTGGCACAATGTTAGATACTACATTAATAATAACAACTATTAATATGATTCTTCAAGAATACTCTGTACCTTCGAGCATCAAATGGCCGAACGATATAATCATTGAAAATGGTGAAAATGAAAAAAATAATAAAATCTGTGGAGTTTTAACTCAAATAATTGATGAATATTTAATTATTGGCATTGGGTTAAATGTTGTTAGAGATGATAAAAGTACTTTAGAAAATATCTCTTATCTCGATGATTTTAAGATAAATAAATCGCCCAAGTCTTTATTAGAAGAAATAATTACAAGAGTATGTGGATTTAATGATGACACATTTATACCAAAAAATATACTTGATCAATATAGGAATGCTAGCTCGACAATCACAAAAAAAGTACGAATAGAAACTATTCGAGATAAATTCGAGGGCACTGCGAAAGGAATTTCCCAAAGTGGTTCAATAATTATTGAATTAGAAGATAAAAGTTTGATTGAACTCAGTGAAGGCGATATTATTCACATTCGTTAA
- the atpA gene encoding F0F1 ATP synthase subunit alpha has translation MAELTINGTDIAKAIADKVSAFDPKITQARIGRVLEVGDGIARVAGLPQSAVNEILQFESGILGLALNLDEESIGCVVLGEASSIEEGQSVKATGQILSIPVGDSLIGRVVNALGDPIDGKGSLGETITRRLEVQAPGIVSRQPVGEPLQTGIKSIDAMTPVGRGQRQLIIGDRKTGKTTIAIDTIINQKGSGVKCIYVAIGQKGSTVSQTVATLEEHGAMDYTVVVCAPASDQAVFKYLAPYAGAAIGQHWMENSEHALVVFDDLSKQAEAYRQMSLLLRRPPGREAYPGDVFYLHSRLLERAAKLSDELGGGSLTALPVIETKAGDVSAFIPTNVISITDGQIYLQDDLFKSGIRPAVDVGISVSRVGGAAQTKAMKSVAGTLKLDLAQFRDLEAFATFGSELDAVSKQQLERGYRLVELLKQNLNSPMPMEEQVVVIFAGTNGYFDDMSVSHVKPFESYLLESFNTKYSAILKGIKSSGKIEDQNAFEDAVKACKEEYLLKNNLNKPEPEADGSETDADPLGEAKSEKVLATE, from the coding sequence ATGGCTGAATTAACTATTAACGGTACAGATATAGCAAAAGCTATCGCTGATAAGGTATCTGCCTTTGATCCAAAAATAACACAAGCACGAATTGGTCGAGTCTTAGAGGTTGGTGACGGTATTGCGCGTGTTGCAGGTTTGCCACAAAGCGCTGTCAACGAAATTTTACAATTCGAATCTGGTATTTTAGGTTTAGCTTTAAACCTCGATGAAGAATCTATAGGTTGTGTTGTACTTGGTGAAGCTTCATCTATTGAAGAAGGTCAAAGTGTAAAAGCTACTGGACAAATTCTTTCAATACCTGTTGGTGATTCACTTATTGGTCGTGTTGTTAACGCACTAGGTGATCCTATTGATGGAAAAGGATCTTTGGGTGAAACTATTACTCGTCGTTTGGAAGTTCAAGCACCTGGAATTGTTTCTCGTCAACCTGTAGGTGAACCATTACAAACAGGTATCAAATCAATCGATGCTATGACACCTGTAGGTAGAGGTCAAAGACAACTGATTATTGGTGACAGAAAAACTGGTAAAACAACCATTGCTATCGATACGATCATTAACCAAAAAGGTTCTGGCGTTAAATGTATTTATGTTGCTATTGGTCAAAAAGGTTCAACTGTTTCTCAAACAGTTGCGACGCTTGAAGAACATGGCGCAATGGATTATACAGTTGTTGTTTGTGCTCCTGCATCTGACCAAGCAGTGTTTAAATATTTAGCTCCTTATGCTGGTGCTGCTATTGGCCAACACTGGATGGAAAACTCTGAACATGCTTTAGTAGTTTTTGATGACCTTTCAAAACAAGCTGAAGCATATCGTCAAATGTCTTTGTTGCTTCGTCGTCCACCAGGTCGTGAAGCATATCCTGGTGATGTTTTTTATCTACATTCTCGTTTGCTTGAACGTGCTGCGAAACTTAGCGATGAACTAGGTGGCGGTTCTTTAACTGCACTTCCAGTTATTGAAACTAAAGCTGGTGACGTTTCTGCTTTTATTCCTACTAATGTTATTTCTATTACTGACGGTCAGATTTATCTTCAAGATGATCTTTTCAAATCTGGAATCCGACCTGCTGTAGATGTTGGTATATCAGTTTCTCGTGTTGGTGGAGCTGCTCAAACTAAAGCTATGAAATCTGTAGCTGGTACTTTGAAACTAGACCTTGCACAATTTCGTGATTTAGAAGCATTCGCAACTTTTGGTTCTGAGCTTGACGCAGTTTCTAAACAACAATTAGAGCGTGGATATCGTTTAGTTGAACTATTAAAACAAAACTTGAACTCGCCTATGCCTATGGAAGAACAAGTAGTTGTAATCTTTGCTGGTACAAATGGTTATTTTGATGATATGAGTGTTTCTCATGTGAAACCTTTTGAGAGCTACTTGCTTGAATCTTTTAATACTAAATATTCAGCAATTCTTAAAGGTATTAAAAGTAGCGGTAAAATCGAAGATCAAAATGCCTTCGAAGACGCAGTAAAAGCATGTAAAGAAGAATACTTATTGAAGAATAATTTAAATAAACCAGAACCAGAAGCTGATGGTTCAGAAACTGATGCAGATCCTCTAGGTGAAGCAAAATCAGAAAAGGTATTAGCAACAGAATAA
- a CDS encoding carbamoyl phosphate synthase has protein sequence MIKKLLIANRGEIAVRVMRTAKEMGISTVAVYSDQDRNSLHVRLADEAYALGGNTSAESYLNTDEILKVIEKANIDAVHPGYGFYSENSDFAQKLIDSNVIWVGPDPSAIESMGDKISAREVAKKANVSMVPGTDTPILQVSEITEFGDKYGYPIAIKAAYGGGGRGMRVVNAPDEAKEAFESATREAQNYFGRPEAYMEKYLIKPRHVEVQIFGDKNGNYVWLSTRDCSIQRRHQKLVEEAPAPFISPEVENAMGEQAIAVARACGYSNAGTIEMLYVPKTDTQEENFYFLEMNTRLQVEHCVSEEITRFDFVKEQLNVAMGNDLSFTQDDIQVSGHSIECRINAENTHSGFIPSPGKIESITIAQGLGVRFDGGYEAGDEISQYYDNLIGKLIVWAPTRDEAIKRLSRAIDETKISGVLNTLSAQKYMIETETFANGNHHTKWVEDELDPTMWSSQSDDINATNEVEDHQPFSMITEVDGKRIDVTLYVPSNMSSGGTNTSSSRKRKKPKKISGGSQSQSSGNVIAPMQGTIISVSVELGQTVTKGDSLCVLEAMKMENQIKASIDGTIKDILITSGDLVGVGDSLIIIE, from the coding sequence ATGATTAAGAAATTACTGATAGCCAACCGTGGTGAAATAGCCGTAAGGGTAATGCGTACGGCAAAAGAGATGGGTATTAGTACTGTTGCAGTATATTCTGATCAAGATCGTAATTCTCTACATGTACGCCTTGCCGATGAAGCATACGCACTTGGTGGGAATACTAGTGCTGAAAGTTATTTAAATACAGATGAAATTCTAAAGGTAATAGAAAAAGCAAATATAGATGCTGTACATCCCGGGTATGGTTTTTATAGCGAAAATTCTGATTTTGCACAAAAACTTATTGACTCAAATGTTATATGGGTCGGACCAGATCCAAGCGCCATTGAATCTATGGGTGACAAAATATCAGCTCGAGAAGTAGCAAAAAAAGCTAATGTTTCCATGGTTCCTGGTACTGACACTCCAATATTGCAAGTGTCAGAAATTACAGAATTTGGTGATAAATACGGTTATCCGATCGCTATCAAAGCAGCTTATGGAGGTGGTGGTAGGGGTATGCGAGTTGTAAATGCGCCCGATGAAGCCAAAGAAGCATTCGAGTCAGCAACACGAGAAGCACAAAACTATTTTGGTAGACCAGAAGCATACATGGAAAAGTATTTGATTAAACCTCGTCACGTTGAAGTACAAATATTTGGTGATAAAAATGGTAATTATGTTTGGCTGTCTACTAGAGATTGCTCTATACAAAGAAGACACCAAAAATTGGTTGAAGAAGCACCAGCTCCCTTTATATCACCTGAAGTTGAAAATGCGATGGGTGAACAAGCCATTGCTGTTGCGCGCGCATGTGGATATTCAAATGCAGGAACCATAGAAATGCTTTATGTTCCTAAGACTGATACCCAAGAGGAGAATTTCTATTTCTTGGAGATGAACACAAGATTACAAGTTGAACATTGCGTTAGTGAAGAAATTACTAGGTTTGATTTTGTTAAAGAGCAACTTAATGTTGCAATGGGAAATGATTTAAGTTTTACACAGGATGATATTCAAGTTAGTGGCCACTCAATTGAGTGTCGTATAAATGCTGAAAATACTCATTCAGGATTCATACCCTCACCAGGCAAAATTGAATCTATTACTATTGCACAGGGTTTAGGAGTTAGATTTGACGGAGGCTACGAAGCTGGAGATGAGATATCGCAATATTACGATAATTTGATTGGAAAATTGATTGTATGGGCTCCAACTCGTGATGAGGCAATAAAAAGACTTTCTCGTGCTATCGATGAAACGAAAATATCAGGTGTATTAAATACACTTTCCGCACAAAAATATATGATTGAAACTGAAACATTTGCTAATGGCAATCATCATACTAAGTGGGTTGAAGATGAATTAGATCCGACAATGTGGTCTAGCCAAAGTGATGATATAAATGCGACAAATGAAGTTGAAGATCACCAACCATTTTCAATGATTACTGAAGTTGACGGAAAACGTATTGATGTCACACTCTATGTTCCTTCGAATATGTCATCTGGGGGTACTAATACTTCTTCAAGTAGAAAAAGAAAAAAACCGAAAAAAATTAGTGGAGGATCACAATCACAAAGCTCCGGAAACGTTATTGCACCTATGCAAGGTACAATCATTTCTGTCTCAGTAGAATTAGGCCAAACAGTAACTAAGGGTGATTCGCTATGCGTCTTAGAAGCAATGAAGATGGAAAACCAAATTAAAGCATCTATAGATGGAACAATAAAAGATATCCTTATTACATCTGGTGATCTCGTAGGTGTTGGTGATTCACTAATAATAATTGAGTAA
- a CDS encoding DUF4190 domain-containing protein: protein MPPGQSVQKNDTAMFAMIAGILGVTVCALFAGIPAIILGMSGKKKAKEMGGEGEGQAKAGIILGWISVVLSIIAIISWVLLAFVFVDSVNRIDIFNDGKLYSDYQSSDDQSGDTVSTGDYDISNQDVLVESDGEITYSATIYNDSDVDASYEIIVYCEDSDDDYYSDTSTAYVDNLSPGDSESFDTTIYLDTSTLAATCRVENVDYS, encoded by the coding sequence ATGCCTCCTGGCCAAAGTGTTCAAAAAAATGATACGGCAATGTTTGCGATGATCGCGGGTATCTTGGGTGTAACTGTCTGTGCTCTTTTTGCTGGTATTCCTGCGATCATACTTGGTATGTCAGGTAAGAAAAAAGCAAAAGAAATGGGTGGTGAAGGTGAAGGCCAAGCAAAAGCTGGTATCATCCTCGGATGGATTTCAGTGGTTTTGTCTATTATTGCAATAATCTCTTGGGTTCTTTTAGCATTTGTTTTCGTTGATTCTGTAAATAGAATAGACATTTTTAATGATGGTAAACTTTATTCTGACTACCAAAGTTCTGATGATCAATCTGGAGATACTGTAAGCACTGGTGATTATGATATATCAAACCAAGATGTTCTCGTTGAATCTGACGGTGAAATAACTTATTCTGCAACTATTTATAACGATAGTGATGTTGATGCAAGCTATGAAATAATTGTATATTGCGAAGATTCTGATGACGATTACTACTCTGATACTTCAACGGCATACGTGGATAATTTAAGTCCAGGAGATAGTGAATCGTTTGATACCACTATATATCTAGATACTTCAACATTAGCTGCAACTTGTAGAGTAGAGAATGTAGATTATTCTTAA
- a CDS encoding F0F1 ATP synthase subunit epsilon, with amino-acid sequence MNVEIVTPEKVLFSSEAEMVVCRTTNGDLAFLEGHEPFLGLLSPGKIRVINEDVEIAFESTTGFVEVNSHEVRIISDDAKAV; translated from the coding sequence ATGAACGTCGAAATTGTTACACCAGAAAAAGTCTTGTTCTCTTCAGAAGCTGAGATGGTGGTTTGTAGAACTACAAATGGTGATCTTGCTTTTCTAGAAGGGCATGAACCATTTCTTGGTCTTTTATCACCTGGCAAAATTCGTGTTATAAACGAAGATGTTGAAATTGCTTTTGAGAGTACAACTGGTTTTGTTGAAGTTAATAGTCACGAAGTCCGTATAATCTCCGACGACGCTAAAGCTGTCTAA
- a CDS encoding NifU family protein, whose translation MLHDANLEAGVLAALDVIRPALQSDGGDIEYIGVDANGILHVALLGACGTCAISTMTLKAGVERIVMDRVPGITGVVNDGESSNEEVSEV comes from the coding sequence ATGCTACATGACGCTAATCTTGAAGCCGGGGTTCTCGCTGCATTAGATGTTATTAGACCAGCATTACAAAGTGATGGCGGAGATATTGAATATATTGGAGTTGATGCTAATGGTATTCTCCATGTAGCTTTATTAGGTGCTTGCGGCACTTGCGCTATATCTACTATGACTTTAAAAGCTGGGGTAGAGCGTATTGTTATGGATAGAGTTCCTGGTATAACAGGTGTTGTTAATGATGGTGAATCATCAAATGAAGAAGTATCTGAAGTTTAA
- a CDS encoding F0F1 ATP synthase subunit gamma encodes MAGGQERILKRRIKSIQSTKKITRAMELIAASRIRKAEDKTRAATPYANALTEAVKDLAAASGANSISPLLKPREVIKNVAHIVCAADRGLCGGYNYQIMRSGEGEIKEQKDQGRGYKLYTVGKKTLGYFRYRKYAIEESFTGFSERPTYEDAARIADVVTAAYIAGEIDEAHIIYTRFISTGSQEVLVRPILPLDSELLQGGDARPEVKDGVVAPQYSFEPSPDKLLDSLLPTYVRARIYAALLNASASELASRQRAMKSATDNAEELITNLTRIANRIRQESITSEIMEVVSGAESLRKGHKTGPEMILAESNEYLTGAQS; translated from the coding sequence GTGGCCGGTGGACAAGAGCGAATCTTAAAGCGCAGAATTAAGTCAATTCAATCGACTAAAAAAATTACTCGTGCTATGGAATTAATAGCTGCGTCCAGAATTAGAAAAGCTGAAGATAAAACTAGAGCTGCTACACCTTATGCGAATGCTCTAACAGAAGCTGTTAAAGATTTAGCAGCTGCATCTGGTGCGAATTCGATCAGTCCTTTACTTAAACCTCGTGAAGTTATAAAAAATGTTGCGCATATTGTGTGTGCGGCTGACCGCGGACTTTGCGGTGGCTATAACTATCAGATTATGCGGTCTGGCGAAGGTGAGATAAAAGAACAAAAAGATCAAGGTCGCGGTTACAAACTGTATACAGTGGGTAAAAAGACTCTTGGATATTTTCGTTATCGTAAATACGCAATAGAGGAAAGCTTTACTGGATTCTCTGAGCGTCCAACTTATGAAGATGCTGCTCGCATAGCCGATGTAGTTACAGCTGCTTATATTGCTGGTGAAATTGATGAAGCTCATATTATTTATACACGTTTTATTTCTACTGGATCACAAGAAGTTTTGGTGCGACCAATTCTTCCTTTAGATTCTGAATTACTACAAGGTGGTGATGCAAGACCTGAGGTTAAAGATGGTGTCGTTGCGCCCCAATACTCTTTTGAACCTAGCCCAGATAAACTACTTGATTCATTATTACCAACATATGTGCGAGCACGTATATATGCAGCGCTATTGAATGCTTCTGCAAGTGAATTAGCTTCGCGCCAACGAGCGATGAAATCTGCTACTGATAATGCAGAAGAACTAATCACGAATTTAACTCGAATAGCAAACCGTATTCGTCAAGAGTCAATAACTTCAGAAATTATGGAAGTTGTTAGTGGGGCAGAATCACTTCGAAAAGGACACAAAACTGGTCCTGAAATGATACTTGCTGAAAGTAATGAATATTTAACTGGTGCACAATCATGA
- the glpX gene encoding class II fructose-bisphosphatase codes for MSLDNQKEVPTRNIALELVRVTEAAALASGRWLGRGDKNGADKAAVDAMRIVLNQLSIEGTIIIGEGEKDEAPMLFNGEKLGLGGSAFDIAVDPIDGTTLTAYGRDNAISVIALSEKGTMFDPGPLMYMNKIAVGPKAIGSIDLDADVKTNLKNIASASSCQVNDLTVVILDRPRHEQLIKDVRDAGARIKSIQDGDVAGAIAASWEGSGTDVLMGIGGTPEAVISAAALKCLGGELIGRLYPRNEAEKNLAQDLGYDLDQILTTDDLVSGKDVFFAATGISNGDFLDGVQYFGNGAKTYSLSMRSKSRTIRLVEAQHHLDKLREFSAIEFE; via the coding sequence ATGTCTTTAGATAATCAAAAAGAAGTGCCAACTCGAAATATCGCACTTGAATTAGTTCGTGTGACCGAAGCTGCAGCACTTGCTAGTGGTAGGTGGCTAGGTAGAGGCGATAAAAATGGTGCTGATAAGGCAGCAGTGGATGCTATGCGTATAGTTTTAAACCAATTATCAATTGAAGGTACAATAATTATTGGTGAAGGTGAAAAAGACGAAGCACCAATGCTATTTAATGGAGAGAAGCTAGGGCTAGGTGGCTCAGCGTTCGATATCGCAGTTGATCCAATTGACGGTACCACCCTAACTGCATATGGACGCGATAATGCAATTTCAGTGATTGCTTTGAGCGAAAAAGGAACTATGTTTGACCCAGGCCCATTAATGTATATGAACAAAATAGCAGTGGGACCTAAAGCTATAGGTTCAATAGACTTAGATGCAGATGTTAAAACTAATTTAAAAAATATTGCAAGTGCAAGTAGCTGTCAAGTAAACGATTTAACAGTGGTTATTTTAGATAGGCCAAGACATGAACAATTGATAAAAGATGTTAGAGATGCGGGTGCACGTATTAAATCAATTCAAGACGGAGACGTCGCTGGTGCAATTGCTGCTAGTTGGGAAGGTTCTGGAACAGATGTATTGATGGGTATCGGTGGTACCCCAGAAGCAGTAATTTCTGCAGCAGCATTAAAATGTTTAGGTGGAGAACTAATAGGTAGGCTATATCCACGCAATGAAGCGGAAAAAAATCTGGCACAAGATTTAGGGTATGACCTAGATCAAATATTAACTACAGATGATTTAGTCTCAGGTAAAGATGTATTTTTTGCTGCAACTGGAATATCGAATGGTGATTTTTTAGATGGCGTCCAGTACTTTGGTAATGGGGCAAAAACATATTCACTGTCAATGCGAAGTAAATCAAGGACAATACGTCTAGTTGAAGCACAACATCATTTAGACAAATTACGTGAATTCTCTGCTATAGAATTCGAATAA